A genomic window from Candidatus Zixiibacteriota bacterium includes:
- a CDS encoding 6-phosphofructokinase, with product MTKGARIGILTGGGDCPGLNAVIRAIVKTAINNYNMSVIGFKDGYEGIILDKYITMDRSSVVGILAQGGTILGTSNRADPFNFPIPQKDDYVYLDRSSELANNYEKLGLDALIVIGGDGTMTAAASLSKLGLDVVGVPKTIDNDIYGTDQTFGFDSAMITATEAIDKIHTTAQSHHRVMVVEVMGRYAGWLALASGLAGGGDIILIPEIPYDLENICDKLKERNRLGKNFSIIVIGEGAKMEGGEMVVSRTIETSPDAIRLGGVSNQLASQIEGLTRLESRVTILGHLVRGGSPSPFDRLLGTRYGCEAVRLVNEGQFGKLVALRGSNLTTVPLTDVAGKVRKVPFDHYLIHNSLSTSVSLGVSREKLEKMREEFEVVA from the coding sequence ATGACTAAAGGCGCACGGATTGGAATCCTGACCGGAGGCGGCGATTGTCCCGGTCTTAACGCTGTTATTCGAGCTATCGTAAAAACGGCGATAAATAATTACAATATGTCCGTCATCGGGTTTAAGGATGGTTATGAGGGGATTATCCTCGATAAATATATTACCATGGATCGGAGTTCGGTGGTCGGGATTCTGGCTCAGGGCGGGACGATACTGGGAACTTCCAATCGGGCCGATCCGTTTAACTTTCCTATTCCTCAAAAAGATGATTATGTCTATCTCGATCGCTCCTCGGAACTGGCCAATAATTACGAAAAACTGGGACTGGACGCGCTGATTGTCATCGGCGGTGACGGCACCATGACGGCGGCGGCGAGTCTATCAAAATTGGGTCTCGACGTCGTGGGCGTTCCCAAAACGATAGACAATGATATATACGGCACCGACCAGACGTTCGGATTTGATTCGGCCATGATAACCGCGACCGAGGCAATCGATAAAATTCATACCACGGCGCAGTCGCATCATCGGGTGATGGTTGTCGAGGTCATGGGGCGTTACGCTGGGTGGCTGGCGTTGGCTTCCGGTCTGGCCGGCGGCGGCGATATTATTTTGATTCCGGAAATACCGTATGATTTGGAAAATATCTGCGACAAACTCAAAGAACGCAATCGCCTCGGAAAAAACTTTTCAATTATCGTTATCGGGGAAGGCGCTAAAATGGAAGGCGGCGAGATGGTCGTCAGCCGAACGATAGAAACATCGCCCGACGCCATCAGGCTCGGAGGCGTGTCCAATCAACTCGCCAGCCAGATTGAAGGCCTGACCCGCCTGGAATCCCGTGTCACGATTCTGGGGCACCTTGTCCGGGGTGGATCGCCTTCGCCATTCGACAGGCTTTTGGGAACCCGTTACGGTTGCGAAGCGGTCAGGCTCGTTAATGAAGGACAATTCGGCAAACTGGTTGCTCTGCGGGGCTCCAATTTGACAACGGTTCCTCTGACCGATGTAGCCGGAAAAGTCCGTAAAGTACCTTTCGATCATTATCTTATCCACAACTCGCTATCGACGAGCGTTTCGTTAGGCGTCAGCCGCGAGAAATTAGAAAAGATGCGGGAAGAGTTTGAGGTTGTTGCGTAG
- the glgP gene encoding alpha-glucan family phosphorylase yields the protein MKIKPILVLPSLPNKISRLLELSQNVWYAWSPNLVRLFRRLDPDCWADCNQNPVQMLAHVSQEKLREAAEDESFVAHLERVYGEFNSYMAQKKWFETRYPACKEAHIAYFSCEYGLDVSLPIYSGGLGVLSGDHLKSASDLGVPIVAVGLLYRYGYFKQSLNADGWQNESYIENDWYNMPVTLEKDDEGNPIKIQVEIGDSPVYAQIWRVQVGRVPLYLLDANIPENPTFHREITFQLYSGDKDVRIRQEILLGIGGIRALEALGYTPSAYHLNEGHSMFLCLERVRQLMDKEKLTYDEAFDVVWSTNIFTTHTPVPAGNEQFDIKLIEKYLKQMAVKLGLPFEELLDLGRIHAGNPKESFSMTIGALHMSAFANGVSKLHGKISRGMWKDVWNGFPVNDVPITSITNGVHTYSWIARNMGELYRTYLGPRYIEQPEDSACWDNVNRIPDGELWRSHHHNKEKLVFLTRMRLRKQLENKGKSQHELRRTEQILNPHALTVGFARRFATYKRGYMMFSDLERLRRLIADTDRPVQFIFAGKAHPKDNHGKEIIKSVVHIAQQDEFRDHIVFLENYDLDLASQLVSGVDVWLNTPRRPQEASGTSGMKAALNGAINLSILDGWWEEGYTPKTGWAIGTPIDYSNPDEQDYIESQALYDILERDVIPLFYNRRDNRDTTNFSQDWVDMMKHSIIMGGKDFSSHRMVKEYTEKFYIPAVQAHQDLVSDNYKQSHSITEWRQRVSRDWSKVSVDSIELPNTNSSSKVGQTMLVNIRIFLGDLSPEDVKVEVVRGNLNAQDQLLNTEKFTATLDHSEKDGHHVFHVDMVHTKSGRMGITAKIIPNNNQHLIKHHPRLVAWHGGN from the coding sequence ATGAAAATAAAACCCATTTTGGTATTGCCGTCTTTACCCAACAAAATATCTCGACTTCTGGAGCTGTCGCAAAACGTATGGTACGCCTGGTCGCCTAATCTGGTTCGTTTATTCAGGCGTCTCGATCCCGACTGCTGGGCCGATTGCAATCAAAACCCGGTGCAGATGCTGGCTCATGTTTCCCAGGAAAAACTGCGCGAAGCCGCCGAAGACGAATCGTTCGTGGCGCATCTAGAGCGCGTTTACGGCGAATTCAACAGTTACATGGCTCAAAAGAAATGGTTCGAGACCCGTTATCCCGCCTGTAAGGAAGCTCACATTGCTTATTTCTCCTGCGAATACGGACTCGATGTTTCTCTGCCGATATATTCCGGAGGTCTCGGAGTCCTTTCCGGCGATCATTTAAAATCGGCGTCCGATCTGGGCGTGCCAATAGTCGCTGTGGGATTGTTGTATCGATATGGTTATTTTAAGCAATCGCTCAACGCCGATGGCTGGCAAAACGAATCGTATATCGAAAATGACTGGTATAATATGCCGGTTACTCTGGAAAAGGATGACGAAGGCAATCCGATAAAAATACAGGTTGAGATTGGCGACTCGCCGGTTTATGCTCAAATCTGGCGAGTACAGGTGGGGCGGGTACCCTTGTATCTGCTCGACGCTAATATTCCGGAAAATCCGACTTTTCACCGAGAAATTACTTTCCAGCTTTATAGCGGAGATAAAGATGTTCGTATCCGTCAGGAAATTCTTTTGGGCATCGGAGGTATTCGAGCTCTCGAAGCTCTTGGATACACGCCCAGCGCCTATCATCTCAATGAAGGCCATTCTATGTTTTTATGCCTCGAACGGGTTCGCCAATTGATGGATAAGGAAAAGCTAACATACGATGAAGCCTTCGATGTAGTCTGGTCGACTAATATTTTCACGACCCATACGCCGGTTCCGGCCGGTAATGAGCAATTTGACATAAAGCTGATAGAAAAATACCTGAAACAGATGGCCGTTAAACTCGGCCTGCCTTTCGAAGAACTTCTTGATCTGGGGCGCATACATGCTGGAAATCCAAAAGAGTCGTTTTCCATGACCATCGGCGCCTTACACATGTCAGCTTTCGCTAATGGCGTTTCCAAACTGCATGGAAAAATCTCGCGCGGAATGTGGAAAGACGTTTGGAACGGTTTTCCCGTCAATGACGTTCCGATTACGTCGATTACCAACGGCGTTCATACTTATAGCTGGATCGCCCGCAATATGGGTGAGCTGTACCGCACTTATCTGGGGCCAAGATATATCGAACAGCCCGAAGATTCCGCCTGCTGGGATAATGTCAATCGCATTCCCGACGGCGAGCTATGGAGATCCCACCATCACAATAAAGAAAAACTCGTTTTCCTGACTCGTATGCGACTTAGAAAGCAGCTTGAGAATAAGGGCAAATCGCAGCATGAACTGAGACGTACCGAACAGATTCTCAATCCCCATGCTCTGACAGTTGGATTCGCTCGTCGATTCGCGACATACAAACGCGGATATATGATGTTTTCAGACCTTGAACGACTTCGTAGACTAATCGCCGACACAGATCGTCCGGTTCAATTTATTTTCGCGGGCAAAGCTCATCCCAAAGATAATCACGGTAAAGAAATCATTAAATCGGTAGTGCATATCGCTCAGCAGGACGAATTCCGCGATCATATTGTCTTTCTGGAAAATTACGATTTGGATCTAGCTTCACAATTGGTCAGCGGAGTTGATGTCTGGCTTAATACTCCCCGCCGGCCCCAGGAAGCATCGGGTACGTCCGGTATGAAAGCTGCCCTAAATGGAGCTATCAATCTGTCTATTCTTGACGGATGGTGGGAAGAAGGATATACGCCAAAGACTGGGTGGGCAATTGGAACCCCGATTGATTATTCTAATCCGGACGAGCAAGATTATATAGAATCTCAAGCTCTCTATGATATTTTAGAACGAGATGTCATTCCCTTATTCTACAACCGGCGAGATAATCGTGATACCACCAATTTTTCTCAAGATTGGGTTGATATGATGAAACATTCAATAATAATGGGCGGCAAAGATTTTTCATCGCATCGGATGGTCAAGGAATATACCGAAAAATTCTATATCCCCGCCGTTCAAGCCCATCAGGATCTGGTGTCGGATAATTATAAACAATCCCATTCAATTACCGAATGGCGTCAGAGAGTCTCTCGTGATTGGAGTAAAGTAAGCGTCGATAGCATCGAGCTGCCTAATACCAATAGTTCTTCAAAAGTCGGGCAGACTATGCTCGTTAATATTCGGATCTTTTTGGGTGATCTGTCTCCGGAAGACGTCAAAGTTGAAGTCGTACGCGGCAATCTTAATGCTCAGGACCAATTGCTCAACACCGAAAAATTCACGGCGACACTGGATCACAGCGAAAAGGACGGGCATCATGTTTTTCATGTCGATATGGTTCACACCAAATCGGGACGGATGGGTATCACGGCCAAGATTATCCCCAATAATAATCAGCACCTGATAAAACATCATCCCCGTTTGGTAGCCTGGCATGGAGGGAATTAA